A single Calderihabitans maritimus DNA region contains:
- a CDS encoding DUF1659 domain-containing protein, translated as MAVTVVPLESTLRLELVTGTDANGNPVVRTSSYRGIKPAAADQDVFDVAQAIAGLQVHTLNRISRVNENELMASATV; from the coding sequence ATGGCTGTCACCGTAGTACCGCTGGAGTCAACTTTACGGCTGGAACTGGTCACCGGCACCGACGCCAACGGCAATCCGGTGGTGCGGACCAGTTCTTACCGGGGGATAAAGCCTGCGGCCGCGGACCAGGATGTTTTCGACGTGGCCCAAGCCATAGCCGGGCTGCAGGTACACACCCTCAACAGGATCAGCCGGGTAAATGAAAACGAGTTGATGGCCAGCGCGACTGTCTAA
- the larA gene encoding nickel-dependent lactate racemase has translation MELRLKYGREELAAEIPDRNVLNTVLPNEGPGVEDPLAAVREALENPIGSPRLGEIVFRKKPRKVAIVVNDVTRPTPYEYILPPLLEELHGAGVQEEEVVFVIATGIHRGHTPEENRRIFGTELVERYRFVNHNAEDEDNLTSLGTLSDGSELRINREVAEADMVITTGLIGLHYFAGYSGGRKSILPGVAAKDQITRNHARMTDPRATTGNYEDNPVHWIMVEAARKAGVDFIVNVVTNSRKEIVAAVAGELEEAWLAGVKICREMSVVEIPGPADVVIAGAGGFPKDINVYQAQKALDNAAPAVRPGGTIILVAQCSEGYGEDTFEEWIRSARKLEDIFERFERQFVLGGHKAFAIARVVKEKEVVLVSDLNREDTERLFFTYASSLEDALKYVEKKHGRDYQALVMPQAGLVLPVVADS, from the coding sequence ATGGAATTACGCCTTAAATATGGAAGAGAAGAACTGGCGGCCGAGATACCGGACCGCAACGTGCTGAATACTGTACTGCCAAACGAAGGGCCGGGAGTAGAGGATCCTCTGGCTGCGGTGCGGGAGGCCCTGGAAAATCCTATCGGTTCGCCCCGGCTGGGAGAGATCGTATTTCGCAAGAAGCCGCGGAAAGTGGCCATCGTGGTAAATGATGTTACGCGGCCTACGCCTTACGAGTACATATTGCCGCCCCTTCTGGAAGAACTGCACGGGGCGGGGGTACAGGAAGAAGAGGTTGTCTTTGTTATAGCTACGGGTATTCACCGGGGGCACACTCCCGAAGAAAACCGGCGTATTTTTGGCACGGAGTTAGTAGAGCGCTATCGCTTCGTCAACCACAATGCGGAAGACGAAGACAACCTGACTTCCCTAGGTACCCTTTCCGACGGCAGCGAACTGCGGATCAACCGGGAAGTGGCCGAAGCGGACATGGTCATAACCACGGGGTTGATCGGCCTGCATTATTTTGCCGGTTACTCCGGCGGGCGGAAGTCAATTCTGCCGGGGGTTGCGGCCAAAGACCAGATTACGCGCAATCACGCCCGGATGACCGATCCCCGGGCCACTACCGGAAATTACGAGGATAATCCGGTACACTGGATTATGGTTGAAGCCGCCCGGAAGGCGGGAGTAGATTTTATTGTGAATGTGGTTACCAACTCCCGCAAGGAAATAGTGGCGGCGGTGGCCGGAGAATTGGAAGAAGCCTGGCTGGCAGGCGTGAAAATATGCCGGGAGATGAGCGTGGTAGAGATTCCCGGGCCGGCGGACGTGGTAATTGCCGGTGCCGGCGGGTTTCCAAAGGATATCAACGTATACCAGGCCCAGAAGGCGCTGGACAACGCGGCGCCGGCTGTGCGGCCTGGCGGTACCATTATTTTGGTGGCCCAGTGCTCCGAAGGTTACGGGGAAGATACCTTCGAGGAGTGGATCCGGTCGGCCCGGAAGCTGGAGGATATTTTTGAACGGTTTGAACGGCAGTTTGTTTTGGGCGGGCACAAGGCTTTTGCCATAGCCCGGGTAGTGAAGGAGAAAGAGGTGGTGCTGGTATCCGACCTTAACCGGGAGGATACGGAGAGGCTTTTCTTCACCTATGCTTCCAGCCTGGAAGATGCGCTGAAATACGTCGAAAAGAAACACGGTCGGGACTACCAGGCTTTGGTTATGCCCCAGGCTGGGCTGGTCCTGCCGGTGGTGGCAGACAGTTAA
- a CDS encoding YvrJ family protein: MENLWTQVGNFGFPMVLSIYLLVRVEKKLDELTAAIYRLGQVVEK; the protein is encoded by the coding sequence ATGGAGAATCTGTGGACCCAGGTAGGTAATTTCGGTTTTCCCATGGTGTTGAGCATTTACCTGCTGGTGCGGGTGGAAAAAAAGCTGGACGAGCTGACGGCAGCCATATACCGGCTGGGGCAGGTGGTGGAGAAATGA
- a CDS encoding TAXI family TRAP transporter solute-binding subunit: protein PAGTYEGQDEVARTVSQWAVLYVKKDLPEDLVYQLTKVMYENTEQIAQAHARGKQITIENATKGIAPVPFHPGAARYYREKGLLD, encoded by the coding sequence CCCGCCGGCACCTATGAAGGGCAGGATGAAGTGGCACGCACGGTATCGCAGTGGGCGGTGCTTTATGTGAAGAAGGACCTGCCGGAAGACCTGGTATACCAGTTAACCAAAGTAATGTATGAAAATACGGAACAGATTGCTCAAGCTCATGCGAGGGGTAAGCAAATTACCATTGAGAACGCTACTAAGGGAATTGCCCCTGTGCCGTTCCACCCGGGAGCTGCCAGGTATTACAGGGAAAAGGGTTTACTTGATTAA
- a CDS encoding DUF1850 domain-containing protein produces the protein MSRKVMSTLSGAHYLLIITFSIIFILTSVAVYGGTHYAVFQVKDFFSGEVVFEKLVRIGTNFTLAYIHSVTNQPVYEVFTVEDNHTLAMVEMRYDSFGANLPVGPEKLADETTRFIVEDGYYKILYENRRFEKVPLRVGQVVADHTLIFPDGTRLRFLDVVDGGAYVEFYVMPLLDRIRERGHRG, from the coding sequence ATGTCGCGTAAGGTGATGAGCACCCTTAGTGGTGCTCATTATCTTCTTATAATCACCTTTTCCATAATATTCATTTTAACTTCTGTGGCAGTGTACGGGGGGACACATTACGCCGTTTTCCAGGTCAAGGACTTTTTCTCCGGTGAGGTGGTATTTGAGAAGCTGGTCAGGATTGGTACCAATTTTACCCTAGCCTATATTCACTCTGTAACCAATCAACCGGTATATGAGGTTTTTACCGTAGAGGATAATCATACCCTGGCCATGGTGGAAATGCGTTATGATTCCTTTGGCGCCAATCTTCCCGTGGGACCCGAAAAACTGGCCGATGAAACTACGCGGTTTATAGTGGAAGACGGGTATTACAAAATACTCTATGAAAACCGCCGGTTTGAAAAAGTCCCATTGCGAGTAGGCCAAGTGGTCGCAGACCATACTTTGATTTTTCCTGACGGCACAAGGTTACGGTTCTTAGATGTAGTTGATGGAGGAGCATATGTGGAATTTTATGTGATGCCGTTGCTGGATAGAATACGCGAAAGGGGGCACAGAGGGTAA
- a CDS encoding N-acetylmuramoyl-L-alanine amidase → MSFLREYIILHHTGAEEKNARQVRLNHLRKGWKDIGYNYVIERDGTVVPGRSLELPGAHTRAAGMNYRSIGVALIGNFELTRPTPMQLNSLLSLLKRLQEEHRIPGDRILGHREVPGAKTLCPGRNFPLDKVREGLQEPVRWWRVQVGAFREQARAYRYAEWLRSRGLEAIVVSDGKSN, encoded by the coding sequence ATGAGTTTCCTGCGCGAATATATCATTCTTCACCACACCGGTGCCGAAGAAAAAAACGCCCGCCAGGTAAGGCTGAACCACCTCCGCAAGGGATGGAAAGACATCGGCTACAATTATGTCATAGAGCGGGATGGGACCGTAGTTCCCGGCCGGTCCCTGGAACTTCCGGGCGCTCATACCAGGGCCGCCGGGATGAATTATCGCAGCATAGGAGTAGCCCTGATAGGAAATTTTGAGTTGACCCGTCCCACTCCCATGCAGTTGAATTCCTTGTTGTCTCTCCTGAAAAGGTTGCAGGAGGAACACCGCATTCCTGGGGATAGAATCCTGGGCCACCGGGAGGTGCCTGGAGCCAAAACCCTGTGCCCGGGAAGAAACTTTCCTCTGGATAAGGTGCGGGAAGGGTTGCAGGAACCGGTCCGGTGGTGGCGCGTTCAGGTGGGGGCCTTTCGGGAGCAGGCCAGGGCGTACCGGTATGCGGAATGGTTGCGGAGCCGGGGCCTCGAGGCGATAGTGGTTTCGGATGGTAAAAGTAACTAA
- a CDS encoding 2-dehydropantoate 2-reductase, whose amino-acid sequence MKIAVMGAGAVGSYFGGMLSRAGREVWLVARGAHLEALRNKGLTVESDQESFTIPVRATGNPGEIGPVDLVLFCVKSYDTVEAARQAGPMLGPETVVLSLQNGVENEEVLAGIVGREKVMAGLCYVQADLAAPGLVRQAGPKKDIVFGELSGEITERAQRILTVFREAGIRATLTDDIRKAIWTKFLFISAFSGITAVTRSSIGAIRETPEAWELYRELLQEAFIVGRALGVNLPDNAVEETLDFTRSLNADATSSLMRDLKRGKRLEIDALCGTVVRLGARAGVPTPASRFVYSVLKVSQVEK is encoded by the coding sequence GTGAAGATTGCGGTAATGGGCGCGGGTGCCGTGGGAAGCTATTTTGGGGGTATGCTCAGCCGGGCGGGTCGGGAGGTTTGGCTGGTTGCCCGGGGAGCACACTTGGAGGCGTTGCGGAACAAAGGTTTAACGGTAGAAAGCGACCAGGAGAGCTTTACTATTCCGGTGCGGGCTACGGGGAATCCGGGTGAAATAGGACCGGTAGACCTGGTACTTTTCTGCGTCAAGTCCTACGATACAGTGGAAGCGGCACGGCAAGCGGGACCCATGTTGGGGCCTGAAACGGTGGTGCTTTCACTGCAGAACGGCGTGGAGAATGAAGAGGTACTGGCCGGCATTGTAGGGCGGGAAAAAGTAATGGCCGGTCTTTGTTACGTACAGGCGGACTTGGCGGCCCCCGGCCTGGTACGCCAGGCGGGTCCGAAAAAAGACATTGTTTTTGGGGAACTTTCCGGTGAAATTACCGAGAGGGCACAACGCATCCTAACTGTCTTTAGGGAGGCGGGAATCAGGGCTACTCTGACTGATGATATCCGGAAAGCGATATGGACCAAATTCCTCTTTATATCTGCTTTTAGCGGTATTACGGCTGTTACCCGGTCGTCCATCGGGGCGATAAGGGAAACGCCCGAGGCATGGGAGCTCTACCGGGAGCTTTTGCAGGAGGCTTTTATAGTGGGCCGGGCCTTGGGAGTGAACCTGCCGGATAACGCAGTGGAAGAGACACTGGATTTTACCCGGAGTTTAAATGCCGATGCCACTTCTTCTCTGATGCGGGACCTGAAGAGGGGCAAGAGACTGGAGATTGATGCCCTGTGCGGTACGGTTGTTCGCCTGGGGGCCAGAGCAGGCGTACCTACGCCGGCCAGCCGGTTTGTGTACAGTGTTCTCAAGGTGAGCCAGGTTGAGAAGTAA
- a CDS encoding YdcF family protein produces MRRQQKVPGFITLVSRFLRWTGLLVLFLWALKNAGNYLVVSDPLEPAEVIVVLGGELERVDWAVTLYREGYAPYIILSGAARRMGYRAVSRGVPWEALILEDEARSTYENAVFCRRIILEQGFRSAIVVSSPYHMRRSKFTF; encoded by the coding sequence ATGAGGAGGCAGCAGAAAGTCCCGGGGTTTATAACCCTGGTGAGCAGATTCCTGCGATGGACGGGGTTATTAGTTTTGTTCCTTTGGGCTTTAAAAAACGCGGGGAATTATCTGGTGGTGAGTGACCCTCTGGAGCCGGCGGAGGTTATAGTTGTCCTGGGAGGGGAACTAGAAAGGGTAGACTGGGCAGTTACGCTCTACCGGGAAGGCTATGCTCCTTATATTATTCTTTCCGGGGCGGCCCGGAGAATGGGATATCGGGCCGTAAGCCGGGGGGTGCCGTGGGAGGCCCTGATCCTGGAGGATGAGGCCCGGTCCACCTACGAAAATGCGGTTTTTTGCCGCCGCATAATTCTGGAACAAGGTTTCCGGTCGGCAATAGTAGTATCTTCCCCTTACCACATGCGGCGGTCGAAGTTCACATTTG
- a CDS encoding zinc ribbon domain-containing protein, whose amino-acid sequence MQPCESTSKSKNTFETPSFVCEIPLRFSRAQEKKLLARLEAARQLYNACLGEAMKRVRLVRQSKLWQQAQKEPDRKQKKSLFREARSKYGFTDAAMQHYAVEIRRSCWIKEHLDVHVAQKLGTRAYRAAGRVLFGEARRVRFKGKNQMDTVEGKSNAAGIRWRNNCVAWKGLILPAIIDLKDPIIRHALSCRIKYVRLVRRKINGRNRFYAQLVCEGVPYQKPQNALGEGVVGIDIGPSTIARVNGTEAHLDRFCEELADKEAEIRRLQRKLDRSRRANNPENYNPDGTVKKGPKKWRESKTYLKTRARLAEVQRRLADHRKSLHGRMVNETLRMGNVFKFEKLSYRSLQKVFGRSVNTRAPGKFIRELTRKAESAGGKVLEFSTRLGLSSRCHCGVRKRKTLSERWHVCSCGVRCQRDLYSAYLARFVEKVKDSEFELDAGAAARQWPGAGPLLQAASGRIPNP is encoded by the coding sequence TTGCAACCCTGCGAGAGTACATCGAAAAGCAAAAACACGTTTGAGACGCCAAGCTTCGTATGTGAGATCCCCCTGCGGTTTTCCCGCGCACAGGAGAAGAAACTGCTGGCCCGTCTGGAGGCGGCCCGGCAGCTCTACAACGCCTGCCTGGGAGAGGCAATGAAGCGCGTGCGGCTCGTCCGGCAGTCAAAGCTCTGGCAGCAGGCTCAAAAAGAGCCGGACAGAAAGCAGAAAAAATCCCTCTTTCGGGAAGCTCGTTCTAAATACGGTTTTACGGACGCGGCCATGCAGCACTATGCCGTAGAAATACGGCGCTCCTGCTGGATAAAGGAGCACTTGGACGTGCACGTGGCCCAGAAGCTGGGCACCAGGGCGTACCGCGCAGCCGGACGGGTACTCTTCGGGGAAGCCCGCAGGGTGCGCTTCAAAGGCAAAAACCAGATGGACACCGTCGAGGGCAAGAGCAACGCCGCGGGCATCAGATGGCGGAACAATTGCGTGGCCTGGAAGGGCCTTATTCTTCCCGCGATAATCGACCTCAAAGACCCGATAATCCGCCACGCCCTTTCCTGCCGCATCAAGTACGTCCGCCTGGTGAGGCGCAAGATAAACGGCCGCAACCGCTTCTACGCCCAACTGGTCTGTGAGGGCGTACCTTACCAGAAACCTCAAAATGCCCTGGGGGAAGGTGTTGTCGGCATCGACATCGGCCCCTCCACTATTGCCCGGGTCAACGGCACGGAAGCCCACCTGGACCGCTTCTGCGAGGAGCTGGCCGACAAGGAAGCGGAGATACGGAGGCTCCAGCGCAAGCTAGACCGCTCCCGCAGGGCCAACAACCCTGAAAACTACAACCCGGACGGCACGGTAAAGAAAGGACCTAAGAAGTGGAGGGAAAGCAAAACGTACCTCAAGACCCGGGCGCGCCTTGCCGAAGTTCAGCGTAGGCTTGCGGACCACCGCAAAAGTCTCCACGGCAGGATGGTCAACGAAACCCTGCGGATGGGCAACGTGTTTAAATTCGAAAAGCTTTCCTACCGTTCCTTGCAGAAGGTGTTCGGCAGGTCGGTGAACACCCGGGCGCCGGGGAAATTCATCCGGGAGCTCACCCGCAAGGCTGAAAGTGCTGGCGGGAAAGTTCTGGAGTTCTCCACCAGGCTCGGGCTTTCTTCCCGCTGCCACTGCGGGGTGCGGAAGAGGAAAACCCTTTCGGAACGCTGGCACGTTTGTTCCTGCGGGGTGAGGTGCCAGCGGGACCTATACAGCGCCTATTTGGCGCGTTTTGTCGAAAAGGTCAAAGACAGTGAATTCGAGCTCGACGCGGGCGCTGCCGCGAGGCAGTGGCCGGGTGCGGGGCCGCTCCTGCAAGCGGCGTCGGGCCGCATTCCCAACCCCTGA
- a CDS encoding late competence development ComFB family protein: protein MQLKNRMEERVWQAVDHVLAKMPEICNCERCRYDIAARALNNLPPRYYVSNHGEIYTRTEELNIQPNVDVLAAVTDAALWVAKNPHHGRD from the coding sequence GTGCAGCTTAAGAACCGGATGGAGGAAAGGGTATGGCAGGCCGTGGACCACGTGCTGGCCAAAATGCCTGAAATTTGCAACTGCGAGCGGTGCCGCTATGATATCGCCGCCAGAGCGCTGAATAATCTTCCGCCCCGTTATTACGTCAGCAACCACGGGGAAATATATACCCGTACGGAAGAGCTGAACATCCAGCCGAACGTCGACGTGCTGGCGGCGGTTACCGACGCAGCCCTCTGGGTGGCCAAAAACCCCCACCACGGGCGGGACTAG
- a CDS encoding DUF2922 domain-containing protein encodes MITKRLEMIFQTAGGSRATIAVQDPLDTLTADQVKTVMDTIITKNVFQTRSGDLVGVIGARIVTREVNELPVA; translated from the coding sequence ATGATTACCAAGCGCCTGGAAATGATCTTTCAAACGGCGGGTGGCAGCCGGGCCACCATTGCCGTCCAGGACCCGCTGGACACCCTTACCGCCGACCAGGTGAAAACGGTCATGGATACCATCATTACCAAAAACGTGTTCCAAACCCGAAGCGGGGACCTGGTGGGCGTTATCGGGGCCCGTATTGTAACGCGAGAAGTTAACGAATTACCGGTAGCTTAA
- a CDS encoding TAXI family TRAP transporter solute-binding subunit — MKRKISLLLVMLFVFSLFVVACGKGTEPPAGQQTGEQEQTGEGKVTRLLMATGGTGGTYYPLGGAMANTWNDHIEGLNVTVQSTGASIENIRLLASGETELAMAMNGPAIQAITGTGDFEGQPLEFAAIGVIYPEVMQIVTPKSTGIKSIEDLKGKRVSIGPPGSGTASAAVKILQAYGIDPDKDIQKFQDTFADAARKLKDGNLDAAFAVLAVPAANILDITTATPV, encoded by the coding sequence GTGAAGAGGAAAATTAGTTTACTTTTGGTCATGTTGTTTGTTTTTTCTCTGTTTGTGGTAGCTTGTGGAAAGGGGACTGAACCACCAGCCGGTCAGCAAACCGGTGAACAAGAGCAAACGGGTGAAGGTAAAGTCACTAGACTGCTTATGGCTACTGGTGGTACCGGCGGAACCTATTACCCGCTGGGCGGAGCCATGGCCAATACCTGGAACGACCACATTGAAGGCTTGAATGTTACGGTTCAGTCCACCGGGGCTTCGATCGAAAATATTCGCCTGCTTGCTTCCGGGGAAACCGAACTGGCAATGGCTATGAACGGCCCGGCCATCCAGGCCATTACCGGAACGGGTGATTTTGAGGGCCAGCCTCTAGAGTTTGCGGCGATAGGGGTTATATATCCTGAGGTAATGCAGATTGTTACCCCTAAGTCCACGGGCATTAAAAGTATTGAGGATTTGAAAGGGAAGAGGGTTTCTATAGGGCCTCCCGGCAGTGGTACAGCTTCTGCCGCCGTAAAAATTCTTCAAGCCTATGGAATTGACCCGGACAAGGATATCCAAAAGTTTCAAGATACCTTTGCTGACGCCGCCAGAAAGCTTAAGGATGGCAATTTGGATGCTGCCTTTGCGGTGCTCGCAGTACCCGCGGCTAACATTCTGGACATCACCACAGCCACACCCGT
- the tnpA gene encoding IS200/IS605 family transposase → MRRKFKSNNKVVYSCKYHVVWCPKYRRPVLKDGVDVRLREILHEVARERKAEIIKLEVMPDHVHLLVEVDPQFGIHRLVKLMKGRSSRILRQEFPWLRSRLPTLWTNSYFVATVGGAPLATLREYIEKQKHV, encoded by the coding sequence ATGAGACGCAAGTTTAAGTCTAACAACAAAGTCGTCTATTCGTGCAAGTACCATGTGGTTTGGTGTCCTAAATACCGCCGTCCTGTCTTAAAAGACGGGGTGGACGTGCGGCTCAGAGAAATCCTCCACGAAGTAGCCCGGGAAAGGAAAGCCGAAATCATCAAGCTGGAGGTCATGCCGGACCATGTCCACCTGCTGGTGGAGGTAGACCCGCAATTCGGCATCCACCGGCTGGTGAAGCTCATGAAGGGCCGCTCCTCCCGCATCCTGCGCCAGGAGTTCCCCTGGCTAAGGTCCCGGTTACCGACCCTCTGGACAAACAGCTACTTCGTGGCCACCGTTGGGGGTGCTCCCCTTGCAACCCTGCGAGAGTACATCGAAAAGCAAAAACACGTTTGA
- a CDS encoding TRAP transporter permease, which produces MSKELENQKELKTNEAILQADESVDVEAVLEQYDAASATRKKMPVFWKWFIFTVSVILSLFQLYTAIFGTLPSNQQRGFHVAIGLGLIFLLYPGGKKDDGKRWLSWATTGVLLLAVLLIYVQGEIRWSTALAAAIVLLLIQMAKKYNKSYTGIPLYDIILAGLGFAAGLYQFFFYEDIIARVGMYNDVDYIIAGIGVLLVLEAARRIVGLPIVVVGAAMLVYAYLGPYMPALLEHRGFSVERIISHQFLSMEGVFGIPIAISATFIYLYMLFGVILQRTGLERFFTDISLAIAGWMTGGPAKIGVLTSVFSGMITGSSVANTVGNGAFTIPMMKRSGYKPEYAAAVEAASSTGGQIMPPIMGSAAFLMIEFTGKTYQEIMKAAIIPALLWFTAQFFEVHYESKKMGIMGIPRSQLPSFWRLMLTRGYMLLPIVAILVILSLGMSAMKAAVYGIYTALGMNILAVIIATILGKQDAIEDKLTVKLFFEILADAARTSLPVIAACAAAGVIGGVVTLTGLGLKITGAILDLANNQLILTMIFAMIASIILGMGLPTTATYVITATMAAPALMELNVPILAAHLFVFYYGIVADITPPVALAAYAGSGLAQSNPFLTGVQAVKIAIGGFLVPYMFVLSPVLIMENVTLLHLGLALITAVLGMYCISTSLAGFINKPLNVLERVLLIAAGLSLVYTHFWTDVFGLVVFALVMINQKFIKRSTATGEQTSG; this is translated from the coding sequence ATGTCCAAAGAACTGGAAAACCAAAAAGAATTAAAAACAAACGAAGCCATCCTGCAGGCAGATGAAAGTGTTGATGTGGAAGCGGTGTTGGAGCAGTACGACGCTGCCAGCGCAACCCGCAAGAAGATGCCGGTGTTTTGGAAATGGTTTATATTTACAGTCTCCGTAATTTTAAGTCTGTTCCAGCTGTACACAGCTATATTTGGAACCCTGCCTTCCAACCAGCAGCGGGGCTTCCATGTGGCCATAGGTTTGGGTTTGATTTTCCTGTTGTATCCCGGCGGTAAAAAGGATGACGGCAAAAGATGGTTGAGCTGGGCAACCACGGGTGTATTGCTGCTGGCCGTATTGCTCATTTATGTGCAAGGGGAAATCCGCTGGAGTACTGCTTTGGCGGCAGCCATTGTGTTGTTATTAATTCAAATGGCTAAAAAATATAACAAAAGTTATACGGGTATTCCTCTGTACGATATCATTTTGGCCGGGTTGGGTTTTGCAGCCGGTCTGTACCAGTTTTTCTTCTATGAAGATATCATAGCCCGCGTGGGTATGTATAATGATGTGGACTATATCATCGCCGGTATCGGTGTATTGCTGGTATTAGAGGCGGCCCGGCGGATAGTGGGACTTCCCATAGTGGTAGTAGGCGCGGCTATGCTGGTGTATGCCTACCTGGGCCCTTACATGCCTGCGCTTTTGGAACACCGGGGTTTTAGTGTGGAAAGAATAATATCCCACCAGTTTTTAAGTATGGAAGGTGTTTTCGGGATCCCTATTGCCATTTCCGCTACCTTTATCTACCTGTATATGCTGTTCGGGGTAATTTTACAGAGGACCGGTTTGGAGAGGTTTTTTACCGATATATCACTGGCCATAGCCGGCTGGATGACCGGTGGTCCGGCCAAGATTGGGGTATTGACTAGCGTATTCTCCGGTATGATTACCGGGAGTTCGGTGGCTAACACCGTGGGGAACGGTGCCTTTACTATTCCCATGATGAAACGTTCCGGCTATAAACCCGAGTATGCAGCGGCAGTTGAGGCGGCGTCTTCTACCGGAGGACAAATCATGCCACCGATTATGGGATCTGCAGCCTTTCTAATGATTGAATTTACCGGTAAAACTTATCAGGAAATTATGAAGGCGGCCATTATCCCGGCGCTGCTGTGGTTTACCGCCCAATTCTTCGAGGTGCATTATGAATCCAAGAAGATGGGTATCATGGGCATTCCCCGCAGCCAGCTGCCCAGTTTTTGGCGGTTAATGTTAACCCGGGGTTATATGCTGTTACCGATTGTGGCCATTCTGGTTATTCTGTCACTGGGTATGTCCGCTATGAAAGCAGCTGTTTACGGTATTTATACTGCTCTGGGCATGAACATACTGGCTGTTATTATAGCTACAATTTTGGGTAAGCAAGATGCGATAGAAGATAAACTAACAGTCAAGCTGTTTTTTGAAATTCTGGCTGATGCGGCGAGGACTTCTCTGCCGGTAATTGCAGCTTGTGCTGCTGCCGGGGTAATAGGAGGCGTTGTCACTTTAACCGGCCTGGGATTAAAAATTACCGGTGCCATTTTAGACTTAGCTAACAATCAATTAATATTGACGATGATATTTGCCATGATAGCCAGTATCATTTTGGGAATGGGGTTACCGACCACTGCTACTTACGTTATTACCGCTACTATGGCAGCTCCGGCGCTGATGGAATTAAATGTACCTATTTTAGCTGCTCACTTGTTTGTATTCTATTATGGAATTGTGGCCGACATTACTCCGCCGGTGGCTCTAGCAGCTTATGCCGGTTCAGGGTTGGCCCAGAGTAATCCGTTCCTTACCGGTGTTCAAGCGGTGAAAATAGCCATAGGAGGATTTTTGGTCCCCTATATGTTTGTGTTGTCGCCGGTTCTGATTATGGAAAACGTTACCTTGCTTCATTTGGGCCTGGCCCTGATTACCGCCGTATTGGGTATGTATTGTATCAGTACCTCCCTGGCAGGTTTTATAAATAAGCCGCTTAATGTATTGGAGCGCGTTTTACTAATAGCCGCAGGGTTAAGTTTGGTATATACTCACTTCTGGACTGACGTGTTTGGTTTGGTGGTCTTTGCGTTGGTTATGATCAACCAGAAGTTCATTAAACGAAGTACAGCAACGGGGGAGCAGACTTCAGGTTAA